The Diceros bicornis minor isolate mBicDic1 chromosome 1 unlocalized genomic scaffold, mDicBic1.mat.cur SUPER_1_unloc_3, whole genome shotgun sequence genome has a window encoding:
- the LOC131401561 gene encoding mucin-16-like isoform X3 — translation MPLFWERRVSTCLLFLSVASGSAAQSLSIQREHQLHFCIIIGNLSNLEPTSSEYTALLRDTQDQVTKLYRGSQL, via the exons atgcctctgttctgggagcggagagtctccacctgtctgctcttcctctcggtggcttcaggctctgcagcccagagtttatccatccagagagagcaccagctacatttctgcatcatcatcgggaacctcagcaacctggagcccacatcctcggagtacaccgccctgctgagagacacccaggaccag gtcaccaagctctacagaggcagccagctgtga